One window of the Vannielia litorea genome contains the following:
- a CDS encoding peroxiredoxin: protein MQISVGDTIPSATFVRMGAEGPEQIALKDITTGKKVIIFGLPGAYTGTCSTKHVPSYIENMGMLKEKGVAEVICVSVNDPFVMDAWGKDTGAAEAGIHMLGDPEGTFTKEIGMSFNAPPAGLINRSLRYAMVLHDNVVTTFNLEGGPGECSVSAAPALFDQL from the coding sequence ATGGGCGCCGAAGGGCCGGAGCAAATCGCGCTGAAAGACATCACCACAGGCAAGAAGGTCATCATCTTCGGCCTGCCCGGCGCCTACACCGGCACCTGCTCCACCAAGCACGTGCCGAGCTACATCGAGAACATGGGCATGCTGAAAGAGAAGGGCGTGGCCGAGGTGATCTGCGTCTCCGTCAACGACCCCTTCGTGATGGACGCATGGGGCAAGGACACCGGCGCCGCCGAGGCCGGCATCCACATGCTGGGCGACCCGGAAGGCACCTTCACCAAGGAAATCGGCATGAGCTTCAACGCCCCGCCCGCCGGCCTCATCAACCGCTCGCTGCGCTACGCCATGGTGCTGCACGACAACGTGGTGACCACCTTCAACCTCGAAGGCGGCCCGGGCGAATGCTCCGTCTCCGCCGCGCCTGCGCTCTTCGACCAGCTTTGA
- a CDS encoding VOC family protein, translated as MQPHITVLTLAVADLEAAVAFYRDGLGLPTEGIIGTEFEHGAVAFFPLSGGLRLALWAQDDLAHDTGLPKTPISSTAVSIGHNVMTRAEVDTLMAAAARAGADIVKQPENTFYGGYGGYFRDPDGHLWEIVWNPEMLPET; from the coding sequence ATGCAACCACATATCACCGTTCTCACCCTCGCCGTGGCCGATCTCGAGGCTGCCGTCGCCTTCTACCGCGACGGGCTCGGCCTGCCGACCGAGGGCATCATCGGCACCGAGTTCGAACACGGCGCCGTTGCCTTCTTCCCGCTTTCGGGGGGCTTGCGCCTCGCGCTCTGGGCGCAGGACGATCTCGCCCATGACACCGGCCTGCCGAAAACGCCGATCAGCTCCACCGCCGTCAGCATCGGCCACAACGTCATGACCCGCGCCGAGGTCGATACTCTCATGGCCGCCGCCGCCCGCGCCGGGGCCGATATTGTGAAACAGCCCGAAAATACCTTCTACGGCGGCTACGGCGGCTATTTCCGCGACCCCGACGGCCACCTCTGGGAGATCGTCTGGAACCCCGAGATGCTGCCCGAAACCTGA